A genomic window from Candidatus Fusobacterium pullicola includes:
- the glmU gene encoding bifunctional UDP-N-acetylglucosamine diphosphorylase/glucosamine-1-phosphate N-acetyltransferase GlmU translates to MKLKTLILAAGKGTRMKSDMPKVIHKVNGIPMITKIIDTLSGLNPEENILILGHKKEEVLKVVGENCDYVLQTEQLGTGHAVIQAKEKLEGYDGDVMILCGDTPLLRESTLKSLYEYHKESGAVTTILTSIYENPFGYGRIVKEDGLVKAIVEEKEASEEIKKIKEVNAGVYCFNSKELFKALDKIDNNNEKGEYYLTDVIGIQVSENKKVQSFILEDKMEILGVNSKVELAQAGKVLRDRKNRELMEEGVILIDPETTYVEESVKVGRDTVLYPGVVLQGKTVIGENCEIIGNSRIIDSVLGNNIRVESSVIEESILEDGVTMGPFAHIRPKSLLKEKVHIGNFVEVKKSTLEKGVKAGHLTYLGDAQVGENTNIGAGTITCNYDGVNKFKTVIGKDAFIGSDSMLVAPVNIGEKALIGAGSVITKDVPSNSLAVSRSKQIIKTDWRK, encoded by the coding sequence ATGAAACTAAAAACATTGATTCTAGCGGCTGGAAAAGGAACTAGAATGAAATCAGATATGCCTAAAGTAATTCATAAAGTGAATGGTATTCCGATGATAACTAAGATTATAGATACTTTATCGGGATTAAATCCAGAGGAGAACATACTAATCTTAGGGCATAAAAAAGAAGAAGTTTTAAAAGTTGTTGGGGAGAACTGCGACTATGTTTTACAGACAGAACAGTTAGGGACTGGTCATGCGGTAATTCAAGCTAAGGAAAAACTTGAAGGTTATGATGGAGATGTAATGATACTTTGTGGAGATACTCCGTTACTTAGAGAGAGTACACTAAAATCATTATATGAGTATCATAAAGAGAGTGGAGCTGTAACAACAATATTGACATCGATTTATGAAAATCCATTTGGATATGGAAGAATAGTAAAAGAGGATGGACTAGTAAAGGCTATTGTAGAAGAGAAAGAAGCTAGTGAAGAGATCAAGAAAATAAAAGAGGTAAATGCAGGAGTGTATTGCTTTAATTCAAAGGAACTTTTTAAAGCTTTAGATAAAATAGATAATAACAATGAAAAAGGTGAGTACTATCTTACAGATGTAATTGGTATTCAAGTTTCTGAAAATAAAAAAGTTCAAAGTTTTATACTAGAGGATAAAATGGAAATATTAGGGGTTAACTCGAAAGTAGAGCTTGCTCAAGCTGGAAAAGTATTGAGAGATAGAAAAAATAGAGAGCTGATGGAAGAGGGAGTTATACTAATTGATCCAGAAACTACGTATGTAGAGGAAAGTGTAAAGGTAGGAAGAGATACAGTACTATATCCAGGTGTAGTTTTACAAGGGAAAACAGTTATTGGAGAGAATTGTGAAATTATAGGAAATAGTAGAATAATAGATAGTGTACTTGGGAATAATATCAGAGTAGAAAGCTCAGTAATAGAGGAGAGTATCTTAGAAGATGGAGTTACTATGGGGCCATTTGCACATATAAGACCAAAATCTCTTCTAAAAGAAAAGGTACACATTGGAAATTTCGTGGAAGTTAAAAAATCAACTCTTGAAAAAGGAGTAAAAGCTGGTCATCTTACATATTTAGGAGATGCACAAGTTGGTGAAAATACAAATATCGGAGCAGGAACAATAACTTGTAACTATGATGGTGTAAATAAGTTTAAAACTGTAATAGGTAAAGACGCTTTTATAGGAAGTGACAGTATGCTTGTAGCACCAGTAAATATAGGAGAAAAGGCACTTATAGGAGCAGGTTCTGTAATTACAAAAGATGTTCCTAGTAACTCATTAGCAGTATCAAGAAGTAAACAAATTATTAAGACCGACTGGAGGAAATAA
- a CDS encoding DnaJ domain-containing protein: MIYSISLTFILILFFVIGISFGFNRAIGMIPVLFIIFLLVAFLGWFAVNFFWLILLIIFINYLRNRNQPKRTRRTYYYRYDGTNANNFEDFFRQAGGSYNGQSQGGYENNPFGYAEDKSRYYEILGVSKTAGKDEIKRAYRELVKQHHPDKFSNASDSEKEYHENKLKEINEAYEKLLKDFS, encoded by the coding sequence ATGATTTATAGTATTTCGTTGACTTTTATATTGATATTGTTTTTTGTTATAGGTATTTCTTTCGGTTTTAATAGAGCCATTGGAATGATACCTGTACTTTTTATAATATTTTTATTAGTAGCATTTTTAGGATGGTTTGCGGTTAATTTCTTTTGGTTAATTTTATTAATAATATTTATAAATTATCTAAGAAATAGAAATCAACCAAAAAGAACAAGAAGAACTTATTATTATAGATATGATGGAACTAATGCAAATAATTTTGAAGATTTTTTCCGTCAAGCTGGAGGAAGTTATAACGGGCAGAGTCAAGGTGGTTATGAGAATAACCCTTTTGGTTATGCTGAGGATAAAAGCAGATATTATGAAATTTTAGGAGTGAGTAAAACTGCTGGAAAAGATGAGATAAAAAGGGCTTATAGAGAGTTGGTAAAACAACATCACCCTGATAAATTCAGCAATGCAAGTGACTCAGAAAAAGAGTACCATGAAAATAAATTAAAAGAGATAAATGAAGCTTACGAAAAACTTTTAAAAGATTTTTCTTAA
- a CDS encoding ribose-phosphate diphosphokinase gives MINSENVKIFAGTSNKDLAKKIAEKYGLPLGKAEVVRFKDGEVFVKIDETVRGRDVFVVQSTSEPVNENLMELLIFVDALKRASAKSINVIIPYYGYARQDRKSNPREPITSKLVANLLTKSGATRIIAMDLHADQIQGFFDIPVDHMQALPLMVRYFMKKGLYGDDVVVVSPDIGGVKRARKLAEWLDCKIAIIDKRRPKPNMSEVMNLIGEVQGKTAIFIDDMIDTAGTITNGAAAIIERGAKEAYACCTHAVFSDPAIERLAVAPLKEVIITDSIALPERKKLDKITVLSVDEIFAEAIRRIVNNQSVSELFERKLIMEN, from the coding sequence ATGATAAATTCAGAAAATGTAAAAATTTTCGCTGGAACTTCAAACAAGGACTTAGCTAAAAAGATAGCTGAGAAATATGGACTACCTTTAGGAAAAGCAGAAGTAGTTAGATTTAAAGATGGAGAGGTATTCGTTAAGATTGATGAAACAGTAAGAGGAAGAGATGTATTCGTAGTACAATCAACTTCTGAACCTGTAAACGAAAACTTAATGGAGTTATTAATTTTCGTAGATGCATTAAAAAGAGCATCAGCAAAAAGTATCAATGTAATAATTCCTTACTATGGATATGCTAGACAAGATAGAAAATCTAATCCAAGAGAACCAATTACATCTAAATTAGTAGCTAACTTATTAACAAAATCAGGTGCTACTAGAATAATAGCTATGGATTTACATGCTGACCAAATCCAAGGATTCTTTGATATCCCTGTTGATCACATGCAAGCATTACCTTTAATGGTAAGATACTTCATGAAAAAAGGATTATATGGAGATGATGTAGTAGTAGTTTCTCCAGATATCGGTGGAGTAAAGAGAGCTAGAAAATTAGCTGAGTGGCTAGATTGTAAAATAGCTATCATCGATAAGAGAAGACCAAAACCAAATATGTCAGAAGTAATGAACTTAATCGGAGAAGTTCAAGGAAAAACTGCTATATTTATAGATGATATGATAGATACAGCTGGAACAATAACAAATGGAGCAGCTGCTATCATTGAAAGAGGAGCAAAAGAGGCTTATGCTTGTTGTACACACGCAGTATTCTCAGATCCAGCAATCGAAAGACTTGCTGTAGCTCCATTAAAAGAAGTTATTATAACTGACTCGATAGCTTTACCAGAAAGAAAGAAATTAGATAAAATAACTGTTTTATCTGTAGATGAAATTTTTGCTGAAGCTATCAGAAGAATTGTAAATAACCAATCAGTATCTGAGTTATTTGAAAGAAAATTAATAATGGAAAATTAA
- a CDS encoding tetratricopeptide repeat protein — protein sequence MEKNILKTEIFNQLDIEKLLKREEEIRILLLGNPNDLNLLRELAIILYHKRDYSKAIKVYKKVIEYKNDKAEGFAFLGHLFYENEEYLKAIKAFEKSLDIDPDVAFVHFLLGNAYSRVGRIMEAITSYDFAIFLDFDIYKAHIDFAEKYEKMGLLERALREYIVAYEIDPRDKKIGEKINTIKKSLEKKVI from the coding sequence TTGGAGAAAAATATATTAAAAACAGAAATTTTTAATCAGCTTGATATAGAGAAGTTATTAAAAAGAGAGGAAGAGATAAGGATACTACTTTTAGGAAATCCTAATGATTTAAATCTGTTAAGAGAGCTAGCTATAATTTTATATCATAAGAGGGATTATTCAAAAGCGATTAAAGTTTATAAAAAAGTTATCGAGTATAAAAATGATAAAGCAGAAGGCTTTGCTTTTTTAGGACATCTTTTTTATGAAAATGAAGAGTATTTAAAAGCTATAAAAGCCTTTGAAAAATCTTTAGATATAGATCCAGATGTAGCGTTTGTACATTTTTTATTAGGAAATGCTTATTCTAGAGTTGGAAGAATAATGGAGGCAATAACAAGTTATGACTTCGCTATTTTTTTAGATTTTGATATATATAAAGCTCATATAGACTTTGCTGAAAAATATGAGAAAATGGGATTGTTAGAGAGAGCTTTAAGAGAGTATATAGTAGCTTATGAAATAGATCCAAGGGATAAAAAAATAGGGGAAAAGATAAATACAATAAAAAAGAGTTTGGAAAAGAAGGTTATTTAG